A single window of Anopheles moucheti chromosome 2, idAnoMoucSN_F20_07, whole genome shotgun sequence DNA harbors:
- the LOC128309415 gene encoding eukaryotic translation initiation factor 3 subunit M, which yields MQGPAVFIDADFDDQAQELRQFLKQLGAEISEEKSTKGIEDDLHKIIGVCDVCFKDNTHSPEEIDAVLNSIVSIIVSIPLERGENLILSFCDKMTKAKEPNLARVCLQSLWRLFTNLEVTSPLRYHVYYHLVQVAKQVNQVKEVFTGVEQLKAQFAQCPPSNEQMQKLYRLLHDVLKDTNSELASKVMIELLGTYTADNASYAREDAMKCIVTALADPNTFLLDPLLSLKPVRFLEGELIHDLLSVFVSEKLPSYLEFYKHHKEFVNSQGLNHEQNIKKMRLLSFMQLAESNSEMSFQQLQDELQIKEEEVEPFIIEVLKTKLVRARMDQRARKVHISSTMHRTFGRPQWQQLHDLLLSWKTNLTLVQENINNVAAAQVELAQRQ from the exons ATGCAAGGACCGGCTGTTTTTATTGATGCTGATTTCGACGATCAG GCGCAGGAGCTGcggcagtttttgaagcagctggGTGCGGAAATTAGCGAAGAAAAGTCCACCAAGGGTATCGAGGATGATCTGCACAAGATTATCGGTGTGTGCGATGTGTGCTTTAAGGATAACACCCACTCGCCGGAAGAAATCGATGCCGTGCTGAACAGCATCGTTTCCATCATCGTGTCCATTCCATTGGAGCGGGGCGAAAACCTGATTCTGTCGTTCTGTGACAAGATGACGAAGGCGAAGGAACCCAACCTTGCCCGGGTTTGCCTGCAGTC CTTGTGGCGGTTGTTCACTAACCTGGAGGTAACTTCTCCGCTTCGGTACCACGTCTACTACCATCTGGTACAGGTCGCGAAGCAAGTGAACCAAGTGAAGGAAGTGTTCACTGGAGTGGAGCAGCTGAAGGCGCAATTCGCTCAGTGTCCACCCTCAAACGAGCAAATGCAAAAGCTATACCGCCTGCTGCACGATGTGCTGAAGGACACGAACAGCGAGCTGGCATCGAAAGTAATGATTGAGCTGCTGGGAACGTACACTGCCGATAATGCGTCGTACGCTCGTGAGGATGCAATGAAATGCATCGTTACGGCTCTGGCCGACCCAAACACCTTCCTGCTCGACCCACTGCTCTCTCTGAAGCCGGTTCGGTTTCTTGAGGGAGAGCTCATTCACGATCTGCTCTCGGTGTTTGTTTCAGAAAAGTTGCCAAGCTACTTGGAGTTCTACAAGCACCACAAGGAGTTCGTCAATTCGCAAG GTCTGAATCACGAACAGAACATTAAGAAAATGCGTCTACTGTCATTCATGCAACTTGCCGAGAGCAATTCGGAAATGTCCTTCCAACAGTTGCAGGACGAACTGCAGATTAAGGAGGAGGAAGTGGAACCGTTCATCATCGAAGTCCTGAAGACGAAGCTTGTCCGTGCGCGAATGGATCAGCGAGCCCGCAAGGTTCACATTTCGAGCACAATGCACCGGACGTTCGGTCGTCCCCAGTGGCAGCAGCTCCACGACCTGTTGCTTTCGTGGAAAACCAATCTTACACTCGTTCAGGAAAACATCAATAACGTGGCGGCCGCCCAGGTAGAACTGGCCCAACGTCAGTGa